In Mus musculus strain C57BL/6J chromosome 1, GRCm38.p6 C57BL/6J, a single genomic region encodes these proteins:
- the Fam71a gene encoding protein FAM71A, whose translation MDVKEESLLPYYTAQSGAEVGMFNGLFDTATGKLQQQLHKGEYDIFKYAPIFESDFIQITRYGEVIDVHNRVRMVTVGIACTSPILPLPDVMLLARPAPFDELLGHGQSTNSTKGKKRKAGKTLELTRLLPLKFVRISVHRRDEQQLRLKFATGRSCYLQLCPPPESKDDLFSYWEKLIDLLRPPVDSNTSTYAIPAGDMMSTPFLDEELKIPKKKGKRKSGHRKKRDLYKVSVKSLPATTDVSAISSSAFSGGEETHDSHISTIVSRIPTPKVSSKVLARESASEAIVCDLVDSLSLAANMPEGLGQINKATVEEAALGARGSKSHLTIASTGKMSPKSMKIALAGMASKSLEYIPSSPASLSRKEIMTVTNSRIETTGKSVGETANDPVPVVLALTLPSESHSNEETGRRKAYETSTKAHKERRSRRDQRAKERVGSRSEQHQRTGEGHKTEGDKEFQKSTSHRGVGDDKDKGSKRNRWHKGVSHVPITKESRSSHKLSRTISTASSASTSKRVGRISLFLRNIRASLAGKSLAPRGQDVGIMTKTLETTDVKAIMEAEDGQGLEIIDSVTSEVMETVTFEAH comes from the coding sequence ATGGACGTAAAGGAAGAGTCTCTGTTACCATATTATACAGCCCAGAGTGGTGCTGAAGTCGGCATGTTCAACGGCTTGTTCGACACCGCCACGGGGAAATTACAGCAGCAGTTGCACAAAGGAGAGTATGATATATTCAAGTACGCGCCGATATTCGAGAGCGACTTCATCCAGATCACCAGATATGGAGAAGTGATCGACGTGCACAATCGTGTCCGAATGGTGACTGTGGGCATTGCGTGCACCAGTCCCATCCTTCCACTCCCTGATGTCATGCTGCTGGCCCGACCAGCACCATTCGATGAGCTTCTGGGACATGGCCAGTCCACCAACAGCACCAAAGGCAAAAAACGCAAGGCTGGAAAGACCTTGGAGCTCACTAGGCTCCTTCCTTTGAAGTTTGTAAGGATTTCTGTTCACAGACGTGATGAACAACAGCTACGTCTCAAGTTTGCTACTGGCCGTTCTTGCTACCTGCAGTTGTGCCCCCCTCCCGAAAGCAAGGATGATCTCTTTTCCTACTGGGAAAAATTGATTGACCTCCTGAGACCACCTGTGGACAGTAACACCAGTACCTATGCCATCCCAGCAGGGGACATGATGAGCACGCCTTTTCTGGATGAAGAACTGaagataccaaaaaaaaaaggcaaaagaaaatccGGCCACCGAAAAAAAAGAGATCTATACAAGGTCAGCGTCAAAAGCCTCCCCGCGACCACAGATGTGAGTGCGATCAGCTCTTCTGCTTTTTCTGGTGGGGAGGAAACCCATGATTCTCACATATCCACTATTGTGTCCAGGATACCCACGCCCAAAGTAAGCTCAAAAGTCCTTGCCAGAGAGTCGGCATCAGAGGCAATAGTGTGTGACCTAGTAGACTCTTTGAGCTTGGCAGCAAACATGCCTGAAGGCTTGGGACAGATAAACAAAGCTACAGTAGAGGAGGCTGCCTTGGGAGCAAGAGGAAGCAAAAGCCATTTGACCATAGCAAGCACTGGCAAAATGTCGCCAAAGAGCATGAAGATTGCCTTGGCAGGGATGGCAAGCAAGTCCTTGGAGTATATTCCCAGTTCACCTGCCAGCCTCTCCCGCAAAGAGATCATGACTGTAACAAATTCCAGGATTGAGACTACAGGAAAGTCTGTTGGAGAAACAGCAAATGACCCAGTCCCAGTTGTCCTCGCCTTGACCTTGCCAAGCGAAAGCCACTCAAATGAAGAGACTGGACGTCGGAAAGCCTATGAGACCAGTACCAAAGCCCATAAGGAAAGGAGGTCGAGAAGGGACCAGAGAGCAAAGGAAAGAGTTGGCAGCAGGAGTGAGCAGCACCAGAGGACAGGAGAAGGTCACAAGACAGAAGGGGACAAGGAGTTTCAAAAATCAACCAGTCACAGAGGTGTTGGCGATGACAAGGACAAAGGCAGCAAGCGCAATAGGTGGCACAAAGGGGTCAGCCATGTCCCCATCACAAAGGAGTCCCGGAGCTCTCACAAACTGTCCCGGACCATCTCCACTGCCAGCTCTGCCTCTACGAGCAAGAGGGTGGGCAGAATCAGCTTGTTCCTGAGAAACATCAGAGCCAGCTTGGCTGGAAAAAGCCTGGCACCACGTGGCCAAGATGTGGGCATCATGACTAAGACATTAGAGACAACCGACGTAAAGGCCATCATGGAGGCAGAGGATGGCCAGGGCCTGGAAATCATTGATTCTGTGACATCCGAGGTCATGGAGACAGTGACCTTTGAAGCTCATTAA